The Podarcis muralis chromosome 10, rPodMur119.hap1.1, whole genome shotgun sequence genome includes a region encoding these proteins:
- the CPA2 gene encoding carboxypeptidase A2 has product MRLLLLLAALVGASQGLQTFAGDQVLRLEPRDDEQVRLLKQLEALEPLQLDFWRFPSYPGRPADVQVPFACLQDVQAFLESHQIKYSVLIEDVQAIVDEEAREMNLNERKERGSDSFNYAAYHPLESIYSAMDDIVAEYPQLVSKHQIGESYEKRPLFVLKFSTGGRSRPAIWIDAGIHAREWVTQATALWTAKKIASDYGNDPSVTTLLNAMDVFLMPVANPDGYVFSQTKNRMWRKTRSKVPGSLCFGADPNRNWDAGFGGPGASNNPCSDSYHGPSANSEVEVRSVVDFVRSHGNLKAFISIHSYSQLLMFPYGYNCTAAIKDYEELDALGKQAADALASLYGTVYKVGPICNIIYQASGGSIDWTYDQGIKYSFGLELRDTGRYGFLLPASQIIPTAQETWLALKTIMEHVRDHPY; this is encoded by the exons ATgaggctgcttctgcttcttgcaGCCCTTGTTGGGGCTTCCCAGGGACTGCAAACATTTGCTGG GGATCAAGTTCTTCGGCTGGAGCCAAGAGATGATGAACAGGTTCGCCTTCTGAAGCAGCTTGAAGCTCTGGAACCTCTCCAG CTGGATTTCTGGCGTTTCCCTTCATATCCTGGTCGTCCGGCAGATGTCCAGGTCCCCTTTGCCTGCCTGCAAGATGTCCAAGCCTTCCTGGAGTCCCATCAAATCAAGTACTCCGTCCTGATTGAGGATGTCCAg GCTATTGTGGATGAAGAAGCCCGAGAGATGAACCTTAACGAGCGGAAGGAGCGTGGCAGTGACAGTTTCAACTACGCCGCATATCACCCCTTGGAATCC ATTTACAGCGCTATGGATGATATTGTGGCTGAATACCCCCAGCTTGTGAGCAAACATCAGATTGGGGAGTCTTATGAAAAACGACCCCTCTTCGTCCTCAAG TTCAGCACTGGAGGAAGGAGCCGCCCTGCAATCTGGATCGATGCCGGCATCCACGCTCGAGAATGGGTCACCCAAGCTACTGCCCTTTGGACTGCGAAGAAG ATTGCCAGTGACTATGGGAACGATCCGTCAGTAACTACCCTGTTAAACGCAATGGATGTTTTTCTGATGCCTGTTGCAAATCCGGATGGATACGTCTTCTCTCAAACCAAA AATCGTATGTGGAGGAAGACCCGCTCCAAGGTTCCTGGCAGCTTATGCTTTGGGGCTGATCCAAACAGGAACTGGGACGCCGGCTTTGGAG GACCCGGAGCCAGCAATAACCCCTGCTCCGACTCCTACCACGGCCCCAGCGCCAACTCCGAGGTGGAAGTGAGGTCCGTCGTGGATTTCGTGAGGAGCCACGGAAACCTCAAGGCTTTCATCAGCATCCACAGCTACTCCCAACTCCTGATGTTCCCCTACGGCTACAATTGCACCGCCGCCATCAAGGATTACGAAGAACTG GATGCGCTAGGAAAACAGGCGGCCGATGCTCTCGCTTCTCTCTACGGCACCGTATATAAAGTTGGCCCCATTTGCAACATTATCT atCAAGCCAGTGGAGGCAGCATCGACTGGACTTACGACCAAGGCATCAAATACTCCTTTGGTCTCGAACTCAGAGACACCGGCCGGTACGGATTCCTCTTGCCCGCCAGCCAGATTATTCCGACAGCCCAAGAGACCTGGCTGGCTCTGAAAACCATCATGGAGCACGTGAGGGACCATCCATACTGA
- the LOC114605791 gene encoding carboxypeptidase A1-like isoform X2, whose product MAYKRPWGGSPVPSGYPVLAKMRSLLWFGALVAVALGTETFVGHQVLRIFAADEFQVEKVKELEAFEHLQLDFWRHPVHSEFPIDVRVPFESLQGVKVFLESNGIRYSIMIQDLQSLVDEEKLFMSRQHFMPRSIETFNYASYHNLDEIYDFMDLLVGENPKLVSKIQIGKSYEGRPINILKFSTGGSNRPAIWIDTGIHSREWVTQASGVYFAKKILDGYGKDASLTSILDNFDIFLEIVTNPDGFAFTHSKNRMWRKTRSQNSGSSCIGVDPNRNWDAGFGEAGSSGNPCTETYRGPYPNSEPEVKAIVDFVKSHGNIKAFVSIHSYSQLLLYPYGYTSKKAADQAELDALAQKAVEALTSLHGTKYRYGSIITTIYQASGGTIDWTYEQGIKYSYTFELRDTGRYGFMLPASQIIPTAEETWLALMVIMEHTRDHPY is encoded by the exons ATGGCATATAAGAGGCCTTGGGGAGGCAGCCCAGTTCCTAGTGGCTATCCCGTCTTGGCCAAAATGAGGAGTCTCCTGTGGTTTGGTGCCCTCGTGGCTGTTGCGCTCGGCACCGAGACCTTTGTGGG TCACCAGGTGCTGAGGATCTTTGCTGCAGATGAATTCCAGGTGGAGAAGGTGAAGGAGCTGGAAGCTTTTGAACATCTTCAG CTGGATTTCTGGCGCCACCCAGTTCACTCCGAGTTCCCCATAGACGTGCGTGTCCCATTCGAGAGCCTCCAAGGAGTCAAGGTGTTCCTGGAATCCAATGGCATCCGTTATTCCATCATGATCCAGGACCTTCAG TCACTGGTGGATGAGGAGAAGCTTTTCATGTCCCGCCAACATTTTATGCCCCGGTCGATTGAGACATTTAACTATGCTTCTTACCACAATCTGGATGAG ATCTACGATTTCATGGACCTCCTGGTGGGTGAAAACCCCAAACTGGTCAGTAAAATCCAGATTGGGAAGAGTTATGAGGGCCGACCAATCAACATCTTGAAG TTCAGCACCGGGGGAAGCAACCGGCCAGCAATCTGGATCGACACCGGCATCCACTCCCGAGAATGGGTCACTCAAGCCAGTGGAGTCTACTTTGCAaagaag ATCCTTGATGGCTACGGCAAGGATGCTTCCCTGACCTCCATCCTGGACAACTTCGACATCTTTCTAGAAATTGTCACAAACCCAGATGGGTTTGCCTTCACCCACTCCAAG AATCGCATGTGGAGGAAGACAAGGTCCCAGAACAGCGGGTCATCCTGCATCGGAGTGGATCCCAACAGGAATTGGGACGCAGGATTTGGAG AGGCTGGATCCAGCGGGAACCCTTGCACCGAGACCTACCGTGGACCCTACCCTAACTCTGAGCCCGAAGTGAAAGCCATTGTGGACTTTGTGAAGAGTCACGGCAACATCAAAGCCTTCGTCTCCATCCACAGCTACTCTCAGCTTCTCCTTTATCCTTATGGCTACACCAGCAAGAAAGCAGCTGATCAGGCAGAGCTG GACGCTCTTGCTCAGAAGGCAGTCGAGGCCCTTACTTCTCTCCATGGAACCAAATACAGATATGGcagcatcatcaccaccatct ACCAAGCAAGTGGTGGAACCATCGACTGGACCTACGAACAAGGCATCAAGTACTCTTACACCTTTGAGCTGCGAGACACGGGCCGTTACGGGTTCATGCTCCCTGCCAGCCAAATCATCCCCACCGCTGAGGAGACATGGCTGGCTCTGATGGTCATCATGGAACACACACGAGATCACCCCTATTAG
- the LOC114605791 gene encoding carboxypeptidase A1-like isoform X1, with product MIQDLQSLVDEEKLFMSRQHFMPRSIETFNYASYHNLDEIYDFMDLLVGENPKLVSKIQIGKSYEGRPINILKFSTGGSNRPAIWIDTGIHSREWVTQASGVYFAKKILDGYGKDASLTSILDNFDIFLEIVTNPDGFAFTHSKNRMWRKTRSQNSGSSCIGVDPNRNWDAGFGEAGSSGNPCTETYRGPYPNSEPEVKAIVDFVKSHGNIKAFVSIHSYSQLLLYPYGYTSKKAADQAELDALAQKAVEALTSLHGTKYRYGSIITTIYQASGGTIDWTYEQGIKYSYTFELRDTGRYGFMLPASQIIPTAEETWLALMVIMEHTRDHPY from the exons ATGATCCAGGACCTTCAG TCACTGGTGGATGAGGAGAAGCTTTTCATGTCCCGCCAACATTTTATGCCCCGGTCGATTGAGACATTTAACTATGCTTCTTACCACAATCTGGATGAG ATCTACGATTTCATGGACCTCCTGGTGGGTGAAAACCCCAAACTGGTCAGTAAAATCCAGATTGGGAAGAGTTATGAGGGCCGACCAATCAACATCTTGAAG TTCAGCACCGGGGGAAGCAACCGGCCAGCAATCTGGATCGACACCGGCATCCACTCCCGAGAATGGGTCACTCAAGCCAGTGGAGTCTACTTTGCAaagaag ATCCTTGATGGCTACGGCAAGGATGCTTCCCTGACCTCCATCCTGGACAACTTCGACATCTTTCTAGAAATTGTCACAAACCCAGATGGGTTTGCCTTCACCCACTCCAAG AATCGCATGTGGAGGAAGACAAGGTCCCAGAACAGCGGGTCATCCTGCATCGGAGTGGATCCCAACAGGAATTGGGACGCAGGATTTGGAG AGGCTGGATCCAGCGGGAACCCTTGCACCGAGACCTACCGTGGACCCTACCCTAACTCTGAGCCCGAAGTGAAAGCCATTGTGGACTTTGTGAAGAGTCACGGCAACATCAAAGCCTTCGTCTCCATCCACAGCTACTCTCAGCTTCTCCTTTATCCTTATGGCTACACCAGCAAGAAAGCAGCTGATCAGGCAGAGCTG GACGCTCTTGCTCAGAAGGCAGTCGAGGCCCTTACTTCTCTCCATGGAACCAAATACAGATATGGcagcatcatcaccaccatct ACCAAGCAAGTGGTGGAACCATCGACTGGACCTACGAACAAGGCATCAAGTACTCTTACACCTTTGAGCTGCGAGACACGGGCCGTTACGGGTTCATGCTCCCTGCCAGCCAAATCATCCCCACCGCTGAGGAGACATGGCTGGCTCTGATGGTCATCATGGAACACACACGAGATCACCCCTATTAG